One region of Pyramidobacter sp. YE332 genomic DNA includes:
- a CDS encoding pyridoxamine 5'-phosphate oxidase family protein: MRRKDREVTSEAWIRKVLEEAEILHLALIDPAGKPYSVPVHYGLGDNCLYIHGAMQGRTAETMRTHPDVAFHVVAGYELVPSPVKAGYKWGIYRSVMGEGKVRVVTDLGEKRRAIDLLHAHYGDVRENYSVADAKLEKVVNVLAIEITSLTGKTKGYPNPDNPHAVVVREE, translated from the coding sequence TCCTCGAAGAAGCCGAGATCCTTCATCTGGCGCTGATCGACCCGGCGGGGAAACCCTACTCGGTGCCGGTTCATTACGGCCTGGGCGACAACTGCCTTTACATCCACGGCGCCATGCAGGGGCGCACGGCGGAAACGATGCGGACGCACCCCGACGTGGCTTTTCACGTCGTCGCCGGCTACGAGCTGGTTCCCAGCCCCGTCAAGGCCGGCTATAAATGGGGCATCTACCGCAGCGTCATGGGCGAGGGAAAGGTGCGCGTCGTCACCGACTTGGGTGAAAAGCGCCGCGCCATCGACCTGCTCCACGCCCATTACGGTGACGTCAGGGAGAACTACTCCGTCGCCGACGCCAAACTGGAGAAAGTGGTCAACGTGCTGGCGATCGAGATCACGTCGCTGACGGGCAAGACCAAGGGTTATCCCAATCCCGACAATCCGCACGCCGTCGTCGTCAGGGAGGAATGA